The region GTCAGCGCTGACGTTCTCCCATAAGATAGTATTGGAGTCGTGATCATACTCTTTGAGATTTTTATTTTCGGGTCCACAAGCCGTCATTGCGCACACAAGAAGGCTTCCACAGACGAAATTCTTCAGATTCATTGAACGCTCTTTTGTAAAATAGGTTGAGGGACTGGAAAAATCTTATGAAGGTCGCCAAAGAATTGTCTCGTGAAACCTTTGAAATGGAACAATCGCGAATGGAGTGTTGTGACGCGCATAGCTAGAGTTAAACCCCAAATTGTACAATTCCTAACGAGGGATTACACATTTGTGCATGACTCAAGAATCTCTGCTTACGAAAAAAGAAATTCTAAAAATGATGGTCGGCTTTCGCCGTTTTAGAGAGCGTTACTTTAAAGAGCACAATCACTCTGTTTATGACGCCTTGGCAACAGGTCAAAGTCCAAAAACTTTGATGATTGCTTGCAGTGACTCGCGCGTCGATCCGGCAATTTTATTCTCTTCTTCACCTGGAGAAATCTTCGTTGTTCGCAACGTTGCTAACTTGGTTCCGCCCTTTGAATCGAATATGGGTTTCCACGGGGTTTCCGCTGCCATCGAATTCGCGGTCGTAAATCTGCAAGTGGAAAACATTGTGATCTTAGGTCATCGTCAATGCGGGGGGATTCGTTCTTTGTTTCAACCCGAAGCTGTTCGCGAAGGTGGTTTCGTACAACAATGGATGACAATTGCGGGACAAGCGAAAGAAAAAGTTTTGAAAGCGCATCCAAATGCGGATCTTGATCAGCATTGTCGGGAGTGCGAAAAAACTTCGATCGTGACGTCGATCGAAAATTTGCGCACCTTCCCATTTATCGATTTCGCCATCAAAAGTCGTGGCCTGCAGTTGATCGGCGTTTACTTCGATTTGGAAGGCGGTCAGTTGTCTTTTTATGATGATCAAACCGATGCATTCCGGGAGCTCGAAATCTCTAAAGTTCAACCTTAATATGAATTCATCTCGGTGGTAGCGCCTGAAAAGCGTGCTCAGCGCGCCTTTCAGGTGGAGGGTTTTTTGCTGCTTAAAAATTAATCTCCCCAGATTTGGTTTAGTAAACAAAATATCTCTACATTGTTTCCTAACAAAAACCTGACAATTGAGTCTAACCTCTAGATATTCCACTAGATTCCACGAATGCAAAATTTTCAATTTGCGACTCCATTGGAGTCGCAGCAGCATGGCATTTGCGTTGCGATTGTTTCTGTTTTGAAATAGTTAGCTGTATTCATGGGGAATACATCAATTAAAAAAACATCAGAACTATCAAATTTCTTTAACGAGATTTTCTTAAATCGCCGCCGCAAGAATCCAAAGTATTCTATGCGAGCGTTTGCTCGCGATCTTTCTCTAACGCAAGGACGTTTGTGGGAGCTGATCCATGGAAGATATATTCCTGGGACAAAAGTGACCGAGCGTATTGCCGAGTTGTTGAAACTTTCACCGGAAGATAAGGCCCGCATGCAATCTTTGATTGCGGCTGAGAAAGCTCAACCGGTATCCACACTTCGTTCAGTTTCAAGTGATGAGTTCGCGATGATTTCAGATTGGGAACATTTGGCGATCTTTAACTTGATCTCAACTAAAGGTTTCGATCACACAGTGAATAGCATTGTATCTCGGTTGGAAATTTCTCAACTGCAAGCTGAGGGCGCTCTCAACCGATTGTTGGATGCAGGTCTTGTGGTGGAAGAAGACGGTCGTTACGTACCGGCTTACACAAACATCACGACTCAAAACGAAGTTCCCTCTCAAGTGATCCGTGAATTCCACCGTCAAATCATCGATCGCTCTGTCGCATCGTTGCAGCGTGATTCTGTAGAAGCGAGAAGCATCACGAGTATGGTTTTCCCAGCCAACGTTAAAAATCTAGCGAAGGCAAAAAAGATCATTGCTGAATTCAACGTGCGCATGGCGGAGTTGATGGATAAAGGCGACACAACGGAAGTGTATAGCTTAGCAGTTCAATTGGTACCAATCACAGTAACGGAGGGTAGGGCGTAATGAATAAATTTTTGGTAAGTGTTTTGCTTGTTGGTTCGATTGCTTTCCCGACAATGGCTCAAGCGTGGACGTATGTTGGTAATGCCGGGAACGTCGTGCTTTGCAAAGACACTGTTATGGGTTTCTATGATCGTTTTGAAATGGCTTTGCGCTATAAATGGGATTGGAAACGTGCGGGCGTAGGTCGTGCTTACAATTCTGAGCGTCCCGTCGAGGTTTCGATCGCTGCAGCTTACTTGGAGCGCATTAAAAATTTATCTCCGGCCTTGTACACGGAACTGAATACTTACTTGAGCACATTCATCGAAGACGCAAACTTTGTCGACGGTTACCTTCCAAGTGTTGTGGATGACTCTGGCGTGGTTGTTCTTCCAGAAAAAGATTGCACATTGGAACTTTTGATTGTGCAAAGACCCGCTAAATTTCCTAAGAAAACTTATTATACAATCAACAAAATCTACTGGGATAAATTGCAAGCCCAAGATCGCGCTGTGGCGATCCTGCATGAGCTTATCTATCGTGTGATTTTGGTTCGTGGAAAAAACCCTGCGACGTCTGAAGGTGTGCGCATGGTAAATGAAGTTATCTTGTCTGCGAAAACAGCAGAAATGTCAGCGGAGCAGTTTGGTGATCTGTTGATCACGTATTTGGGTGCCAATTACGGTAAAAAAATGGCTCAATAAGAGCGAGAATCTAATTTTTCTGATCTCACTTGGTTCACAATTGAACCAAGTGAGAATTTTGCCAGCACAGTCACAAGACATTAAGATCTAGAGTCTTCATTTCTGACTCTTGCGAAATCCTGTCAGCCACTCTGTAAAGAAATAAATTAGGGCGGTCGCAGGGAATAGTGCCCCCACAATTGTAGTCATCATCCAGCCACCATGAGCATAAGCCCATGCGCCAGCATAGGAGCCAGCAGCTCCACCAACAAAGATCGTCGCAATGTAAAGGCCATTCAGTCTGCCTCGGTATTCAGGCTTTAAAGAAAAAATAGCTCTTTGGCCCAACACAAGCGTCGCGGTAATTCCAGCGTCCAGTAAGATCGCTGCAAACACTAATACTCCTAAGGCCACATAGGATCCCGGCTCCAGTATGTGAGTGACTGCAAACGAGGCGATGGCCGCAAGCATGGCCACAATCGTTGCAGACGTGCTCATGCCTTTATCGGCCAGTCTTCCTGCAAAGGGGGCAGAGATCGCACCAGCCACGCCGGCAAAGGCGAAAATCGCAATGGCTGTTTGTGACAGGTGGTAAGTCTCACTCATTAAATAAAGGGGAGCTGACGTCCAGAACAGGCAAAAGGCTCCAAACATAAAGGCTTGATAGATGGCGCGACGACGTAAAACTGGCGTCGTCACAAAGAGCTCTCCCATGGAAGCAATCAGTTTTCCATAGCGGATATTTTCGGTGTGCTCTGGCTTACGCGGCGGCAGAAATTTATATAGAATAAAAGCCATCGCTGTCATAAACGCTGCCGATAAGAAAAATACGGCATGCCACGAAAGTAAATCTGTCAGTAAGCTTGAGATGGGTCGGGATAACATAATCCCTAGCATGAGGCCGCTCATAAGGCTTCCCACGACACGACCGCGATGGGATTCTGATGTCATGTGGGCGGCGTACGGTACCACGATTTGCACTGCAGAAGTGCCGATTCCCAGAATGAAAGCGGCTGTAAAATAAGGAATAACGCTGGTTGAAAATGCCAAACCTAAAAGGGCTATTACTGCCACCATCATCAACGTGATGATTAATTTCTTATTTTCTAAAAGATCAGCCAGGGGAACTAAAAGTAAAACTCCCAATCCATATCCGACTTGGGTGAATGTCACGACCAATCCTGCTGAAGATGTAGCAATGCCTAATGCCTTGCTGATCATCGCCACGAGTGGTTGTGCATAATAGAGATTGGCTGCGATCACGCCGACCGTCAGGCCTAACAGCAGGGTTAATGTTCTGGCGGGGACTTCCGCAGTGGGGTGGAACACTTGGCTCATGTTGAGGCTCCTATGAACTCCGATGGTGCCGGAGAGTATTTTATTGTTCGATAGATATCGAACAATATCCGTTATACTCTGCGCTTGTGGGATTACAAGATTAATGTTAGATATTTATCTAACAATGGAAACGATCACTCACCCGAAACTTAAAGATGTCAGTTTGGAACAGGTCTTAAAAGCCCTGGGCGATCCCGTGCGCATCTCTGCAGTTAAACAGCTGCTGGCCATGAAGGGGGAGGAAAAAGTCTGCGGGACTTTTGAATATTCCATTACCAAGGCGACTTTCTCTCATCATTTAAAAATTCTGCGCGAGGCTGGTTTGATTCGTTTTCGCGACGAGGGAACGCGTCGTTTTGTCTCTTTACGTCTGCAGGATGTAAAGAAACGCTTCCCAGGATTGATGGAGATGCTTGAAAAAGACCTTTGATGCATTGCGCATTCCGTGAGGTCGGTGCCTTCAGTGGGTGCAAGATCGGGCAAAACCTGATAAATCTTAAGGACCTATGACGAATGCAAACACCTCCAAAACGACTCCGTATACAGCAGTAAAACCCGATGTCCAACTTGCCAAGCAAGAAGAAGGCATTCTTGATTTCTGGGATCAGCAAAAAATTTTCCAACAGACTCTAGATCCTCAGGGTAAAAAAACTTACAGCTTCTATGACGGTCCTCCGTTTGCAACAGGTCTTCCTCACTATGGGCATTTGCTGGCAGGTGTTTTGAAAGACGTTGTTCCTCGTTATTGGACAATGAAGGGTTACACAGTGCCACGTCGTTTCGGTTGGGACTGCCACGGTCTTCCGGTCGAGTATGAAATCAACAAGACTCACAAAATCGAATCTCGCAAAGACGTCTTCAAAATGGGTGTGGCTGAATACAACGACGCTTGTCGCTCGATTGTAAAACGTTACTCCACAGAGTGGAAAACCACGGTTCGTCGCGTAGGTCGTTGGGTGGATATGGAAAATCCATATTTCACGATGGACGTGTCCTTCATGCAGTCTGTCTGGTGGGTGTTTCAAGAGCTTTTCAAAAAGGGCTTGATCTATGAAGGTTACAAAGTAGTTCCTTACTCTGTAGGGATCTCGACGTCGCTTTCAAACTTTGAAGCGAATCAAAACTATAAAATGGTTCAAGACCCTGCGATTACGGTGATGTTTAAACTCATCAACCAACCTGATACAGCCGTGATGGCTTGGACGACCACACCTTGGACTCTTCCATCCAATATGGCTTTGGCTGTTGGTTTGGAAATGGACTACGTCAAGGTTCAAGAAAAAGCGACAGGTCGTAAGTTGATCTTGGCGCAAGCATTGCTTCCATCGGTGTTTAAGAAACCAGATGAGGAAGTTGAAGTTCTGCAAATGATGAAAGGGACAGAGCTTGTAGGTCTGACTTACGAACCTCTATTCCCATTCTTTGGTGATCGCGCTGAAAAAGGTGCGTTCCGTATTATTTCTTCTGAACACGTGACGACTGAATCCGGTACGGGTGTTGTTCACATGGCACCCGCGTTCGGTGAGGAAGACTACTATGCCTGTGCTAAGGCTGGCATCCCATTGGTAAACCCCGTGGACGATGATGGTATGTTCACAGCGGAAGTTCCTGACTATCAAGGTAAGCGTGTAAAGGAAGCTGATAAGGACATCATCGCGGCATTAAAAGCTAAAGGGAACTTGTTCAAACAAGATACGATCCAACATAGTTACCCATACTGCTATCGTTCCGATACTCCGCTGATCTATCGTGCGGTTTCTTCTTGGTTTGTTTCTGTAGAAAAAATTAAAGAGCAATTGATCGCGAACAACAAGCAAACTCAATGGGTTCCTGATCATCTTCGTGATGGACGTTTCGGGAATTGGTTGGAAGGTGCTCGTGACTGGGCGATCTCTCGCAACCGTTTCTGGGGCACTCCGCTTCCTATCTGGAGAAATACAGAAGGTGAAGTGATCTGCGTGGGTTCCCGTGCGGAGCTTGAAAAACTGTCAGGTCAAAAAGTTGAAGATTTGCATATTGAATTTGTGGATAAAATCACGATCCCGTCTCCAACGGGTAAATCTGCTTTGAAACGCGTTGATGGCGTTTTGGACTGCTGGTTTGAGTCGGGTTCTATGCCGTACGCTCAATGGGGATTCCCTGATGCGAACGTGGAAGAATTCAAAAAAGCATTCCCAGCGGATTTCATTGCTGAGGGCTTGGACCAAACGCGTGGTTGGTTCTATACGTTGTCGATTATTGGAACTGCTTTGTTCAACCAAGCTCCATTCAAAAACGTCGTTGTGAATGGTCTGGTGTTGGCTGAAGACGGTCGTAAGATGTCAAAGTCTTTGAAAAACTATCCTGATCCAATGGAAGTATTGAATCAGCATGGTGCGGATGCGCTTCGCTTGTATTTGATCGATTCTCCGGTTGTGAAAGCCCAGGAATTGAAATTCTCTGAAAAAGGCGTTTACGATATCGTTCGTAAAATCTTGCTTCGTTGGTGGAATTCTTATTCATTCTTTGCGAACTATGCCAACATCGATGGCTTTGTTCCAAAAGGTGATGCTAAGAAATCTCCGAATATTTTAGACCAATGGGTTCTTTCTCGTTTGAATGGTTTGATTGCGAACACTCACAAAGAGATGGACGCTTATCGCTTGTACAACGTTGTTCCTCACTTGCTTCAATTCATCGAGGATCTAACGAACACGTACATCCGTTTCAATCGTTCTTTGTTCTGGCAAGAAGGCATGCCTGAAACGAAACGTTACGCTTACGAGACTTTGCATGAAGTTCTTGTGACATTGTCTCGTTTGATGGCGCCATTTGCTCCGTTCATGTCGGAAGTGACTTATAAAAACTTGTCTCAAGTTCTTCCGAATAAAAAAGACTCCGTTCACTTGGAAAGCTTCCCACCGGAAGATCTTTCTATGCTTCGCCCGGAGCTTGAAGAAGCTGTGAAGGCGATGGATACATTGGTGACATTGGGTCGTAATCACCGTGAAAAAATCGGTGTTAAGGCGAAGATCCCGTTGAACGAAATCAAAATCATCCACAGAAGTGCGGCGTTGCTTGAAACTTTGAAAAAGTTCGAACCGTTCTTTGTTGATGAATTGAACTTCCGCAAAGTTGTTTATAACTCGAACGAAGACCAATTCGTTCAAGTGACTGCGAAGGCAAACTTCCCAGTACTGGGTAAACGCTTGGGGCCTAAGATGAAATCAGTTGGCGCCGGCATTATGGCCTTGCCTCTTGAAAGCATCTTGAAACTTGAAACAGGTGGTTCAGTGACTGTTGACGGCGAAGAAATCACATTGGCTGACGTAGAAATCCGCAGAGCTCCTAAAGGTGGCAACGCGAATTTGTCAGTTCACCAAGTGGTATCCATCGAAGTGGATCCGACTGTGACGCCAGAACAAGAACGTGAAGGCCTAGCTCGCGAAATCATGCGTAAGATCCAAGTCGCTCGTAAAACAGCGGACTTCAAACTAGATGACAAAATCACTCTAGAAATCGCCTGCGACGGCGCCTTGCTTGACGCTTTGAACGCACACAAGGACATGATCACGTCAGAAACTTTGACTCACACGTTGAATATCTTGCCTCTAACTGGCACGCCAAAAGGTGCCCATGTAGACGACAGTGATATCGACGGCGAGAAAATCAAAATCGGCGTGCAGAATTAGGTGCCAGGTCCTATTTACGTAAGCGGCGCATAAAAGCGCTGCTTGCTAATGGACCCGCACACTTCTTAAACGCACCGCTTACGTAAATAGGACCTGGCACCATGCAAAAGCACGGAGAGAAATTTGAATTTTCAGCGGTAGGGCATGTGCAAACGCCCTTTCATGATAAATTTGGGATTCCTCGCCAGCCGGGGCTTGCGAATCCCGCTAAGGGCATTATCAAGCTTCTACCTAATCCGGATTTGTTAACTGCAATTCGCAGCATGGAAGAGTTCTCTCATTTGTGGATCGTGTTTGTATTTCACGAACACGGTGGCAAAAACTGGAAACCGAGCATTCGTCCACCGCGCTTAGGTGGCAATCGTAAAGTGGGTGTGCTTGCTTCGCGCTCTCCGCACAGACCGAATCCAATTGGAATGTCGGCTGTAAAAATTGAAAAAATTGATTTTGATGCGAAGGGTGGACCTGAAATCCACGTTCATGGTGTGGATTTGCTCGATGGAACTCCGGTGCTTGATATTAAGCCCTATATTCCTTACGCAGACTCGATTCCTGAAGCGAATGCGGGTTGGGCCAGTGATCCTATTGAAAGAACAGACGTGGTGTTTTCTGACGAGGCTGAGGCGGAAATTAAAAAGCGCGATCCCTCGAACGAGAAAAACCTTCGCAGTCTGATTATCAGTATTCTTGAATTGGACCCTCGTCCGGCTTTTCAAAAGCGCCAAGACCCGATCACTGATGAAAAAAGCTGGGGCCAGAAATACGGCTTCGATATTTTAGGCTGTGACGTAAAGTACGAAATAAGAGACGGTCACTTTTACGTTTACGCGATTATGGACTTGAATTAGGGCTACTGCCGCGGGCTAAAATAGTCGTATCAAAATCTAAGGAGCCTCCATTGAATCTTAAAGGCGCTATCAATTTCCGCGATCTGGGCGGTCAATTGTCTGTTCAAGGTCATAAGCTTAAATCTGGTCAATTCTATCGTTCAGGGGCTTTATCAAAGCTCACAGCAGATGATGTGTTATTGTTGCAAACGACAATCGGGCATGTGATTGATTTCCGTGATCCATCAGAAGCCGCTCATGATAAAGATGTTTTGTGGGAAGGCGTTTCATACGAAAACTGTCCCGCAAATCCCGTCGCCTACAGAATGAGTGCGAACTTGGGCTCGTTCTTTACCAAAGAGCATTTAGAAAATATTCCTCCGCACTACATGGAAAAGCTGTATCGGCAGTTGCCCTTTGATAATTCTGCTTATCGTCGCATGTTTGCGGTGATGGATGAGATGTCGGGTAAAGGCATGCTTCAGCACTGTGCAGTTGGTAAAGATCGCACCGGTGTAGGATCTGCTTTAATGCTTTTGGGACTGGGAATCGATGAATCCCAAGTGATGAAAGATTACTTGCTGACTCAGACGGGACTTGAGCCTTTCCGCAATGGCCTGATGATTCAATTTAAGAGTATTTTGTCAGATAAAGCGATGGAGGGATTCCAATACATGATGGGAGCCCATGAAAGTTTCTTAAGCGCTGCCATCGAAGAAATGAAGAGTAAAGCGGGCAGTATCCAGAAATTTTTACTCACTGAGTATGGCATCACTGAGGAGCGCCAGGCGAAGTGGCAGCAAAAATTCTTTGAGTCGTAAAGACCTTTGAACCTTTAAGGGCGTTATGGGATAAAGAGGACCTATCTAAACGAGGTTTTCCCATGGCGTCTTTGAATGATTTTGTCGAAACGGCTTTTGATCTTAGCTATCTCAATTTCCCTAAATATCCAGCGACTGAAATCAAATCTATCGGTATCTTGGGTGGTGGTACGGCCGGTTACCTTGCGGCCTTGGCTCTTAAAAAATTGCATCCTAAAATTCAAACTTCGGTTATTGAATCCAGTAAAATTCCAGTCATCGGTGTGGGGGAAAGCACAACAACAGAGATCGTGCCCTTTTTGCACAGAACTTTGGGAATTGATCCGCAAGAATTCTTTCAAGCTGTGGAGCCGACCCTCAAGCTCGGTATTCGTTTTGATTGGGGTTGCCCCGGAGATTATCACTTTAATTTCAACTTTTTTGCGGGCCATCAGCAAGAGAGTTACTATTATGAAGATCATATCAACAATGCCAACTGGGCATCGGTGCTGATGGATCATCATAAAATCCCGGTGATTCGCGAGAAAAACGGAGAGATGATCTCTTTGCTTCAAAGCATTCCGTTTTCTTATCACATCGATAACAAGAATTTGATTGGGTTCTTAAATAAGATTGTAAAACAGCGTCAGATTCCCATTATCGATGCTGTGGTTGAAAAAGTTCACCTGGATGACAATGACTTTGTAACATCTGTGGAAACAGATGACGGCAAAAGACACTCGTTCGACTTGTATATTGACTGCTCAGGTTTCCGTTCCCGAATTTTAGGTCAAGCCTTGAAAACAGAATTCATTTCATTCAAGTCCTCGCTTCGTAACAACCGGGCTTTGACGTTCGACCTTCCAAACAACAATGACATCCGACCTTATACACAATGTACGACGATGCCGAACGGTTGGTGCTGGACGATTCCAATGCGCGCAGAAAACCATTACGGCTATGTGCACTCGACAGATTACTGTGACGAAGCTCAAGCGGTGAAAGAAGCCCGTGAAAGATTCGGTCACTTTGAAAAATACAAAATGGTGGAGTTCCGGACCGGTCGCCACAAGCAAGCTTGGAATAAAAATGTCTTTGGTCTTGGCAATGCTTACGGCTTTGTTGAACCTTTGGAATCAACGGCAATCCAAACCGCCGTTCATAGCATTATGACGTTGTGTAAATTAATGCCAAATAATCACCAGGACTCTTCAAGTATTGCAGCTATCAATCAAGAGATCGCAGCAACGTGGGACACGTTCCGTTGGTTCCTAAGTATTCACTATAAATACAATAAGCAACTGGATACACAGTACTGGAAAGATTGCCGCGCGAACACTGAGATCGGGGACGCGAAAATGGTCGTAGACCTTTTCAACCAACGTGCACCACTCAGTGCCAGCAATCTAGGTACGAACTCTCCGTACACGGCGTGTGAAGCCTTGGTATTCAATAGCTATAGCTATGACACTCTTTTGTACGGTCAAAAAGTTTTAGAGAAGCCACCGATTCGCCCTAAGATGTCTAAGGAAGAGTATGTGCAGCGCACACTTTCTTACCAAGAACTGACTAAGAAATCCCTGACTCTGCATGAACTTTTCGCAGAGGACTATTTGATCGAGGGTGGGTTGCTTGAGCAATTGTTCGAAGACCAAGACACTTGGATCGTGGAAACAGAAGCCTAAGAGCTTTAAAAGCCGCGTGGGAAGCGCGGCTTTTGAATTTGGATTTCACCTGTATTGGCGTTAATAACAAATGTTAATTCTTTCGAAGCTTTTGCATCCGTTCCAATGAAAAAAACAAAAAAGGAACGACTTTTTGTACGAATCACGATAGGTGATGAGCATTAAAACCAAAGGACGAATCATGAAATCTGCAATTATCGCTTTCACAATGTTGTTCGCATCGATCTCTTTCGCCGACGAGCGTGTATTTGACTGCCAAGCAACTCAGTTGAATAAATCCGCTGATGTTCCTGCCGAGATCAACATCCAAAAAAATCCAACGGTTTTGTTCCGTCATGGTTTGCAACAATGGTCTTTGAATGTGGGCGACTATAAAATCGATACTGCTGATTTGAATGGTCCGGCATTGCATTTGGATATCGATTCAACTCAAACTTCCGTTGAATACATCTTCTCTGTAGAGGCTTCGACTGAATTCGAATTGTCGATCTCGGTCGTTGATCACACAGCAAAACTTTACTACTGGGGATTAGGAGAGAAAACTCACGTAGGTAACTTCAAATGCGAAGTTGTTGAACAAGCCCGCTAAATCGTACGGACACACTTTGTCCCGATAAAGGCTCAGCACACGCTGGGCCTTTTTTATTTAGAACGTCAGCTTGCAAGAAATTGAATGGGTTTGTTCTGCAAAGTCCGTGATATCCAAAGTGAACTGAGTCTCTGAATCCGTTTTGAAATCGAATTTGTATTTCGATTTGCCGACTTTCTTTCCCTTAAAAAACTGGATGTCATTCCACGGCGAGAC is a window of Bdellovibrio sp. SKB1291214 DNA encoding:
- a CDS encoding carbonic anhydrase; protein product: MTQESLLTKKEILKMMVGFRRFRERYFKEHNHSVYDALATGQSPKTLMIACSDSRVDPAILFSSSPGEIFVVRNVANLVPPFESNMGFHGVSAAIEFAVVNLQVENIVILGHRQCGGIRSLFQPEAVREGGFVQQWMTIAGQAKEKVLKAHPNADLDQHCRECEKTSIVTSIENLRTFPFIDFAIKSRGLQLIGVYFDLEGGQLSFYDDQTDAFRELEISKVQP
- a CDS encoding TIGR02147 family protein, which codes for MGNTSIKKTSELSNFFNEIFLNRRRKNPKYSMRAFARDLSLTQGRLWELIHGRYIPGTKVTERIAELLKLSPEDKARMQSLIAAEKAQPVSTLRSVSSDEFAMISDWEHLAIFNLISTKGFDHTVNSIVSRLEISQLQAEGALNRLLDAGLVVEEDGRYVPAYTNITTQNEVPSQVIREFHRQIIDRSVASLQRDSVEARSITSMVFPANVKNLAKAKKIIAEFNVRMAELMDKGDTTEVYSLAVQLVPITVTEGRA
- a CDS encoding MFS transporter, which codes for MSQVFHPTAEVPARTLTLLLGLTVGVIAANLYYAQPLVAMISKALGIATSSAGLVVTFTQVGYGLGVLLLVPLADLLENKKLIITLMMVAVIALLGLAFSTSVIPYFTAAFILGIGTSAVQIVVPYAAHMTSESHRGRVVGSLMSGLMLGIMLSRPISSLLTDLLSWHAVFFLSAAFMTAMAFILYKFLPPRKPEHTENIRYGKLIASMGELFVTTPVLRRRAIYQAFMFGAFCLFWTSAPLYLMSETYHLSQTAIAIFAFAGVAGAISAPFAGRLADKGMSTSATIVAMLAAIASFAVTHILEPGSYVALGVLVFAAILLDAGITATLVLGQRAIFSLKPEYRGRLNGLYIATIFVGGAAGSYAGAWAYAHGGWMMTTIVGALFPATALIYFFTEWLTGFRKSQK
- a CDS encoding ArsR/SmtB family transcription factor, which produces METITHPKLKDVSLEQVLKALGDPVRISAVKQLLAMKGEEKVCGTFEYSITKATFSHHLKILREAGLIRFRDEGTRRFVSLRLQDVKKRFPGLMEMLEKDL
- the ileS gene encoding isoleucine--tRNA ligase; this translates as MTNANTSKTTPYTAVKPDVQLAKQEEGILDFWDQQKIFQQTLDPQGKKTYSFYDGPPFATGLPHYGHLLAGVLKDVVPRYWTMKGYTVPRRFGWDCHGLPVEYEINKTHKIESRKDVFKMGVAEYNDACRSIVKRYSTEWKTTVRRVGRWVDMENPYFTMDVSFMQSVWWVFQELFKKGLIYEGYKVVPYSVGISTSLSNFEANQNYKMVQDPAITVMFKLINQPDTAVMAWTTTPWTLPSNMALAVGLEMDYVKVQEKATGRKLILAQALLPSVFKKPDEEVEVLQMMKGTELVGLTYEPLFPFFGDRAEKGAFRIISSEHVTTESGTGVVHMAPAFGEEDYYACAKAGIPLVNPVDDDGMFTAEVPDYQGKRVKEADKDIIAALKAKGNLFKQDTIQHSYPYCYRSDTPLIYRAVSSWFVSVEKIKEQLIANNKQTQWVPDHLRDGRFGNWLEGARDWAISRNRFWGTPLPIWRNTEGEVICVGSRAELEKLSGQKVEDLHIEFVDKITIPSPTGKSALKRVDGVLDCWFESGSMPYAQWGFPDANVEEFKKAFPADFIAEGLDQTRGWFYTLSIIGTALFNQAPFKNVVVNGLVLAEDGRKMSKSLKNYPDPMEVLNQHGADALRLYLIDSPVVKAQELKFSEKGVYDIVRKILLRWWNSYSFFANYANIDGFVPKGDAKKSPNILDQWVLSRLNGLIANTHKEMDAYRLYNVVPHLLQFIEDLTNTYIRFNRSLFWQEGMPETKRYAYETLHEVLVTLSRLMAPFAPFMSEVTYKNLSQVLPNKKDSVHLESFPPEDLSMLRPELEEAVKAMDTLVTLGRNHREKIGVKAKIPLNEIKIIHRSAALLETLKKFEPFFVDELNFRKVVYNSNEDQFVQVTAKANFPVLGKRLGPKMKSVGAGIMALPLESILKLETGGSVTVDGEEITLADVEIRRAPKGGNANLSVHQVVSIEVDPTVTPEQEREGLAREIMRKIQVARKTADFKLDDKITLEIACDGALLDALNAHKDMITSETLTHTLNILPLTGTPKGAHVDDSDIDGEKIKIGVQN
- the tsaA gene encoding tRNA (N6-threonylcarbamoyladenosine(37)-N6)-methyltransferase TrmO is translated as MQKHGEKFEFSAVGHVQTPFHDKFGIPRQPGLANPAKGIIKLLPNPDLLTAIRSMEEFSHLWIVFVFHEHGGKNWKPSIRPPRLGGNRKVGVLASRSPHRPNPIGMSAVKIEKIDFDAKGGPEIHVHGVDLLDGTPVLDIKPYIPYADSIPEANAGWASDPIERTDVVFSDEAEAEIKKRDPSNEKNLRSLIISILELDPRPAFQKRQDPITDEKSWGQKYGFDILGCDVKYEIRDGHFYVYAIMDLN
- a CDS encoding tyrosine-protein phosphatase encodes the protein MNLKGAINFRDLGGQLSVQGHKLKSGQFYRSGALSKLTADDVLLLQTTIGHVIDFRDPSEAAHDKDVLWEGVSYENCPANPVAYRMSANLGSFFTKEHLENIPPHYMEKLYRQLPFDNSAYRRMFAVMDEMSGKGMLQHCAVGKDRTGVGSALMLLGLGIDESQVMKDYLLTQTGLEPFRNGLMIQFKSILSDKAMEGFQYMMGAHESFLSAAIEEMKSKAGSIQKFLLTEYGITEERQAKWQQKFFES
- a CDS encoding tryptophan halogenase family protein encodes the protein MASLNDFVETAFDLSYLNFPKYPATEIKSIGILGGGTAGYLAALALKKLHPKIQTSVIESSKIPVIGVGESTTTEIVPFLHRTLGIDPQEFFQAVEPTLKLGIRFDWGCPGDYHFNFNFFAGHQQESYYYEDHINNANWASVLMDHHKIPVIREKNGEMISLLQSIPFSYHIDNKNLIGFLNKIVKQRQIPIIDAVVEKVHLDDNDFVTSVETDDGKRHSFDLYIDCSGFRSRILGQALKTEFISFKSSLRNNRALTFDLPNNNDIRPYTQCTTMPNGWCWTIPMRAENHYGYVHSTDYCDEAQAVKEARERFGHFEKYKMVEFRTGRHKQAWNKNVFGLGNAYGFVEPLESTAIQTAVHSIMTLCKLMPNNHQDSSSIAAINQEIAATWDTFRWFLSIHYKYNKQLDTQYWKDCRANTEIGDAKMVVDLFNQRAPLSASNLGTNSPYTACEALVFNSYSYDTLLYGQKVLEKPPIRPKMSKEEYVQRTLSYQELTKKSLTLHELFAEDYLIEGGLLEQLFEDQDTWIVETEA